A stretch of Candidatus Eisenbacteria bacterium DNA encodes these proteins:
- a CDS encoding nucleotide exchange factor GrpE — protein MGKSSKEKQEREGPLNKPEVPPEEIERPASIEPVEGTASETESGVGAGSGAAEIEELQARVVELTDKWLRAAADLDNYRKRAARERERDLWLARSGVTLPFLDVLDDFDRALAGDQTDPEAFRRGMELIRQKFLAALSGVGVEPFVSIGRPFDPERHEALHRIASAEVPEGHVAAEIRRGYRSGERILRPALVAVAVSEGTKEPSDVEE, from the coding sequence ATGGGCAAGAGCTCGAAAGAGAAGCAGGAAAGAGAGGGGCCGCTCAACAAGCCGGAAGTCCCCCCAGAGGAAATCGAACGCCCCGCGAGCATCGAGCCGGTCGAGGGGACGGCTTCGGAAACGGAGAGCGGAGTTGGGGCCGGGAGCGGGGCCGCGGAGATCGAGGAGCTCCAGGCTCGCGTCGTGGAGCTGACCGACAAGTGGCTCCGGGCGGCTGCGGACCTCGACAACTATCGAAAGCGTGCGGCGCGCGAGCGGGAGCGCGATCTCTGGCTCGCGCGCTCCGGCGTGACCCTTCCTTTCCTCGACGTGCTCGACGATTTCGATCGGGCGCTCGCCGGCGACCAAACGGACCCGGAGGCTTTCCGGCGCGGAATGGAGCTGATCCGCCAGAAGTTTCTTGCCGCCCTCTCCGGAGTCGGCGTGGAGCCCTTCGTTTCGATCGGCCGGCCTTTCGATCCGGAACGACACGAGGCGCTCCATCGGATCGCGTCCGCGGAGGTCCCGGAGGGACATGTGGCGGCCGAGATCCGGCGCGGTTATCGTTCGGGGGAGAGGATCCTCCGGCCCGCGCTCGTGGCGGTGGCCGTTTCGGAGGGAACGAAAGAACCATCGGATGTTGAGGAATAA
- the hrcA gene encoding heat-inducible transcription repressor HrcA has protein sequence MRPRLDEREKKILGSVVRTYVDTARPVGSKRVAADTGLGYSSATIRGLMSRMEERGLIRRPHTSAGRVPTDRGYRVYVDEIMRPAPLTREVQETVFHGVERAAPSPERLPISLAELLNALSGQMGFASPPRVDEALFRRLYATREEGGRVAFFLTLDSGLVRSALPEAAEPPAQEEIAAGVADMNRRFGGLTIGRVRRMLFGVDWETLLPPTPFARLFRRAAEELLEVARDPGPSVAGFDALLAQPEFRSAGDLDSAASLLKEGRSIPSVLEGRLTESGATVWIGEENEAEELRLFSIVASRYRMGRFSGVMGVVGPTRMPYEKAVAVIGFLRHVLDRRMGMES, from the coding sequence GTGAGACCACGTCTCGATGAGCGGGAGAAGAAGATCTTGGGCTCGGTGGTGCGCACGTACGTCGACACGGCGCGCCCCGTCGGCTCGAAGCGAGTCGCGGCCGACACCGGGCTCGGCTACAGCTCCGCAACGATCCGCGGCCTGATGAGCCGGATGGAGGAGCGCGGGCTCATCCGACGGCCGCACACCTCCGCGGGCCGCGTCCCGACCGATCGCGGCTACCGCGTGTACGTGGACGAGATCATGCGGCCGGCCCCGCTCACGCGCGAGGTGCAGGAGACGGTTTTTCACGGGGTCGAGAGAGCGGCCCCTTCGCCGGAGCGCCTGCCGATCTCCCTGGCGGAACTTCTCAACGCGCTCTCCGGACAGATGGGGTTCGCCTCGCCCCCGCGCGTCGACGAGGCGCTCTTCCGGCGTCTCTACGCCACCCGCGAAGAGGGAGGACGGGTCGCGTTCTTCCTCACACTCGATTCCGGGCTCGTGCGATCGGCGCTTCCGGAGGCGGCGGAACCGCCGGCACAGGAAGAGATCGCGGCCGGCGTCGCCGACATGAACCGGAGGTTCGGCGGCCTCACGATCGGGCGCGTGCGCCGGATGCTCTTCGGGGTCGATTGGGAGACGCTCCTTCCGCCGACCCCCTTCGCGCGTCTCTTTCGACGGGCGGCGGAGGAGCTTCTCGAGGTGGCGCGCGACCCGGGCCCGTCGGTCGCCGGCTTCGACGCGCTCCTTGCGCAGCCGGAGTTCCGGAGCGCGGGGGATCTCGATTCCGCCGCGTCCCTTCTCAAGGAGGGTCGATCGATCCCGAGCGTTCTCGAGGGGCGTCTGACCGAATCGGGGGCGACGGTTTGGATCGGCGAGGAAAACGAGGCGGAAGAGCTCAGGCTCTTCAGCATCGTCGCCTCGCGCTATCGAATGGGTCGTTTCTCGGGCGTGATGGGGGTCGTGGGCCCGACCCGCATGCCGTACGAGAAGGCGGTTGCGGTGATCGGCTTCCTGCGGCATGTTCTCGACCGCCGCATGGGGATGGAATCGTAA